Part of the Vicia villosa cultivar HV-30 ecotype Madison, WI unplaced genomic scaffold, Vvil1.0 ctg.001961F_1_1, whole genome shotgun sequence genome, TTTTAGATAAATATCTGCAATGTTATTGATTTTGCTGACATTATTGATAACATATTTTATATTCATCATAAAATAAAGTAACAAGTGGGTTTGCAAGTAGCAATTCTTATCCAAATTGGATTAAACTTTATGATATCATTGTATGATCAAATtggtaaatattaaatatatgtaGATTGTAGAAATATTTCAATCTATCAACAGCCTAGCTATCTACCTGCTCACCTGGTAGGTACCTCATAATTGACTTCATGTATGTATTATGAGACAAAATATAGCTTGTTGTTTTCTAAATTCCACATGAACACAACACTTttaacaatgttttaaaaatagcAATCCTATTCTCACACTAACTCCTATACTAGATATATTTATACCATATACAATATTATTATTTACCATACTTACACgatgaataataaattttaatatatatatatatatatatatatatatatatatatatatatatatatatatatatatatatatatatatatatatatatatatatatatgaatgatGACCGTAAATAGTAACATACACGTAAATAATTATCATGAACGataatttttagtagtaaaataaagttagttaattaaatataaaaaattgattaatgaagtgatgaagttggttaaatcacttagatattaaaaataatctagcggtaaaataaaattggttaataaaaaataaaaagttaatcgAAGAAGTGATGAAGTTAgttaataaatttcaaaatattaaaaaaattaatttttagtataaaacaaaattagtaaatgaaaagtaaaatgttaattaataaaattatgaagtaaacattcaaatattaaaaataatttttagtagtaaaacaaaagtagttaataatataaaatgttggttaataaaattataaagttgattaatcatacaattttatATCGATattctttaattaaaataaaaaataaaaaaacaaaaaaaaatttaaatttttttattataatactccctccggccggaattataaacaaatattctctttttagatttattgagtaatgaatgtacgTGGTTAACATAAAAGCCcatatacattcattattcattgAACCTAAAAAacgaatatttgcttataataataGTAAGATGGAGTATTTCACTGAAcagtactccctccgttttttattataagtcgttttggaaaaaaaaatgtatttaaatataagtcgttttacaattctaatgaataattaatgctatttttcctattatatccttaaatatttattattttctctcctttcaattatataaatttattaatgaatgataattatataaaaaccttcataatttctcattttcatacaataattattattttttttaatctgtgtgaaaagtctaaaacgacttataataaaaacgaAGAgagtaatatataatataatagtaAGGAAATGGTGTAAGAATATCAtttctcttttaaaaatattaaaaatatgataAGATATCAAAATATTGTGTCTAGAACAAATAATGCTATCAACAAGTTTCACTAAGATATCAAAATATCATGTCTCCAACAATAATGCTACCAACAAGTTTCACTATTTGCCTCTCTTTTCACTTTTATGTCTTGTATATATATGTCTACAACCCTACACTCATTCTCATGCTTACTCTTCTTTATCTTTTTTGTCATAACTTCTTTCACCTTTTCTTCTTCtctatcatcaatcatcaaaaccATGAACAAAGTTGATAAATCTCAAGTTAAAGTTCTCTCTTTCCTAGCTTTTCTCCTTGTGATCACACACTTTTTACCTTCCTCTCTAAGGCCTACTTACCTTTACTTAATCTTCAACATCCTCATCATTGCTCTTGCTGCTCAAGCCGGACTTCTCTCAGCCTTCTCTGAGCCATCACAAGACACAAAACATCATGTTTTTGTGTCTTTTACGCAGCAACATGCAATGCAAGAGCCAAAAGAGAAGGAAGCTTCATGCATAAACAGTGTAAACTCTATCTCAGAAGAACAAAAAGTTAAGAAGGTTGTTTGTGTTGGTGAAAGTAAAGTTGATAAGGTGAAAAGATGTCCATCTATGCCAAGTCTTTTTTATATaggagatgatgaagaagatgatttgGAAGTGAATAAGAAAGAGGAGGTTGAAGGGGAAGATGAGATTTGTGGTGTTAATGGACAAGAACTTTTTGCAAAAGCTGAAGCTTTTATTGGAAACTTCTACAAGCAGTTGAAGATGCAGAGAGAAGAGTCTTGTGCTTCTTAGAAACCATATTTAGGacttaattagatttttttttctttttctgaatgaATACTTTTCTAGTTCTGATGAGGTTCCATTGTAAATATTTTGATCTAGAATTGGAGATAATGTAATGTTATAGTTCTGTTTCCAATATTTAATTTTCATTATCAATTATACTTTatgttaattaaaatgagaatttaattggaatataccGACGGTGTAATCGGAACCGTCAAATCTTAATAtcttaaataatattttacttttattttaattatatataaagtaAGGAGAAAAAGAATATGCATATCAACCAATGATTATCATGTGTTCTGCACAGTCAtactgaaaattttaaataatttatatgataGAGCAGAAACATTTTAAATAACTTATATGACATGACAGAATATTATATTTCAATTAGATgatagtataaaattattttacacgtgCATGTCCATTAAAcccataaaataataattatgaatggTTGGGATAGATTGACattgtaaaactttttacacGGACAATACAtaacaattatattttaaatttgatttatttCAACTTAATTGCggaattaaaaaactaattatattttatgCATGACTAGTTGCTGCAGCCTGCATAACTATCAAAATATTTGTCTTGAGCTTGTACATATTTTTGTTCCATATTTAATAATAAGCTtgtttttaaatatgattatGAAAGATATTGGTGCTACTTATTGTAACTTAGAGTAAactattaaaatacaaaataatattcgTTGTTGTTTTCTTGTGTTTCTTAAGTCATGCATGACTGATAAAGGACCAACTTgtgtttattataataaaaagtatgttggatattttttttaatcataatcgAATGATTTTTAGTCAAAAATATGTATAGAATATTCGAAAGTGTTGGGATTTCATTTTCAGCGATCCACAATGTTAGATAGTCGATGgtgataaattttatattttaactttTGTGTTAATATCTATTATCTCGTGTCATGTGAGTCATTTTTGAAAAATCGTCGGtaaaaatttttttttcattggattttgaatattctcttttttttcttcattaaaTTTAGTTATCAAATATTTGATATGGCATTGACATACTGTATTTTTTGGAGTTTATGCCGAGAGACATGAGTAGCTACAAAACTCTCAGTTTTACTctttatttttggagtttttcttTGCACCAAAATAAATGAATTCCTCCATTTTGTATCTTGGGTGGAGTATCCCTTTTATTTCGGTTATCAATCCattgtctattaaaaaaaatgaattcctTCAATTAATCACAAAAAATAAGGATTGTTTCCCAGTCTGTTTAAAATAAGGATTGTTTACCAGTCTGTTTAAAATATCATAACAATACTAATTTGTCTTTCTTTTCAAAGATTTAGGGTCATGTTTCTTGTTTTGACATTTATTTGAATTATGATCAAATTTATCACATTAGATACATCTATAAGCTACACCAGACCTCCTCATCTTTGATCCTATTTCACCATGTTCTCTAAACCTTAACTTCTTAAACGTATCTGGACCCTTCTTATAAGTTGGTGGTAGAAGATCTTCAACATTAACATCAACCACAGGTACATCTTATTGATGGAATTTACATTGTAACCATAACACATTTGATATCCCTCCCTCATATAAGAAGAATCAACATATAGTTCGAGGCTTAGAGCAGTTAGTCTCCAAACCAAAAAGAGATTTTTCAAGGATAATCTCGAACCAAACCGGAAGTTTTGAGTTTTCTATCTTCCGAACCCAACTAAGGTTTTACACTGGTTGACCATAAACCAAGACGATATTTTTACCGGGATGATCTCAAACCTACTAAGCTTTTATACCAGGCTAAACTTAGAAACCAAGAGAGATTTTAATCGGGTTAATCTCAAACTGATAGTTTTTATCTGTCTGGGCTCAAGAATCATTATGGAGATTTTATGAGGTgattgttagaaagtataggataaatatttctagtatcgtctcctcagggattgatgcgatattatcgccgttctacagcttagtgtattttgagttaaggttctggatgtttttagtgtcatgaaagataaatagcatgaaaagaaattaaagacaataacttaggatttaaaaacggtttggtaaaactgtgtcaagattagttttcattagcttgcttttgaatatactctgatgatcatgtatatgaacatatcaatgattaatacaatcacgtatcctttcgatactgtttatctctaaagcagtgtcgtgattgttattatattaaccgtcagatgatctctcatgccgacagttgacataataacctttaaagtttgatacaagtgattatcaactcacaaatctatctctagagtttgattgttgatagatgaatacccttttggtcaagatttgaaacatatctctcaatagtgtatcaaaacaacatataaacatgaatacaaagatattcaccatatattaatcaccaacaaggttcatatacaaaagatcaagctaaatacatactctacaagctaactacctctaatcttgacacatgagaagtttagctatccatagcttcaacaacaaacatcaatacaagacctcctagcatagaaattcaaagatgatgaagaaaaatgcttgagaaatcttgaagatttatgagtttttctctcctcttctcttgccctagagtgtgtgGTTGGTAACAATGAATAACACAAGATAAGGATCCTcaaaaatatctctaagtgcctaaaagtagccacttgaaaaagtaccgccgcttagcgcccagactgccgctaagcggagcaccaaaaatatctgcttccacgctggagaccgctaagcgggctgaggccgctaagcgggactTGCTGAGCACAAATTTTcctttcgcccctggaaagcgcgcttagtggccgctgagcggcccttgctgaacCAAACTTCTTCATTAagcctccaaacttgctccaaattGCATCCTTACCTCCTATTACTTGCCAAAATGCATAGAACCtacaaaaaacataagaaaagcttaaaaaaaatactatacttactactaaactcgattttatttatttacactatTACGAACCGAAATTAAATAGAAAAGTaatgagaaaagttatcaaaataccacaaaagtttatcaacaaatatccacattttggattctaacagtGATCTTCacgaacaaaaaaaaaaacttcgttacACGGTTACACCCATAAGCAAATGTATGTTGATCATCCTCCCGATTGTATAAAACACTCCTTATTCATGTTTTCAAAATGAAAAGGGCTCTCTACGATTTAAAACAAGATCCTAAGCTTCATTAAATAGATTAACCTAAAGAAATCTAAAGCTCTGCGGTAGTAAAGAAAAAGGAATGTTTCATAGCTTTGAAGGAGTCTTCGTTGTGAATTCAATAAACTTGTGCAAAGCATGTATATACATTGGGTATACAAAAAGAAGCGGTTATGTGGTGACGTTTATCAATCCTAATGTTTTTTATCAAGACGTAAAAGGTGTCTTTCAACGAATGTGATCAAGGTGTTGACGGATGTGTTTAAAGTGTTGACGTTGATAGTATTATTCATCGGTTGTGATCATGAAACCTCTTAGACCAACTTTCGTATCAAACAACTTTTTGCtttattgttgattttttttttccttttcttttctcgttgttttaattttttgtcACTTTACCTTAGATAAAACATcggatttttttttgtttgatgacAAGAGGGGAGAAAAGTATTTCATGTGACATATTTGTAAAAGTTAAACTCTTGTTAAATAAATTGTTCTATATTTTTCTCacaattaaaatgtaattagCCTACAAACGACTCCAAAAACTTCACTAAATAGCTaagtataatattatatttgTGACTATTAGTATAGTTAgtaatttttaatagaaaattaaACACCCTCCTCCTTAATTATCACTCTACTCTAGCAACTAAGTCAAAGTTATAACTCCCATAGTAAAACAAAACAAGATTATGAGTTtcacctaattaaataaataatttttttctgtcTATATAAATATAGTTTAAATATATCTCAAAGAAATTAAATGCAATTTTTCCATATTCTTTTAAAGGTGATGCTAACCACTGCTTTCAGGACattctttaagaatattaaataaaaaaaatattcattacaaaagttaatatttcaatttctaatgcatttacaatgcattgaatacagacattttttaaaaaatttaccaCTTTAATTTCTTAAAGAGTACTTCAAGGGTGGTTAGCATTTCCCTTCATTTAATTAAAACGACCTTCATAATATGATAATAGAAAATTGAATATTTGCAAACAGAGCTAACATAACATAACCTCTAATTCCAGATCAAAATCTGTACAATGGATCCTCACAACTAGACAATTATTTATTCctcaggaaaaaaaaaaaaactaactataACTCTTAAATATGGTTTCTAAGAAGCACAAGACTCTTCTCTCTGCATCTTCAACTGCTTGTAGAAATTTCCAATAAAAGCCTCAGCTTTTGCAAAAAGTTCTTGtccattaacacaacaaatctCATCTTCTACTTCAACCTCCTCATTTTTATTCACTTCATAATCATCTTCTTCGTCTCCTATATAAAAAAGACTTGGCATAGATGGACATTTTTTCACCTTATCAACTTTACTTTCACCAACACAAACAACCTTCTTGACTTTTTGTTCTTCTGAGATAGAGTTTGCATTGTTTATGCTTGAAGCTTCCTTCTCTTTTGGCTCTTGCATTGTATGTTGCTGTGTAGAAGACACAAAAACATGATGTTTTGTATCTTGTGAAGGCTCGGAGAAGGCTGTGAGAAGTCCGGCTTGAGCAGCAAGTGCAATGATAAGGATGTTGAAGATTAAGTAAAGGTAAGTAGGTCTTAGAGAGGAAGGTAAAAAGGATGTGATCATAAGGAGAAAAGCTAGGAAAGAGAGAACTTTAACTTGAGATTTATCAACTTTGTTCATggttttgatgattgatgatagaGAGGAAAACAAAGGTGAAAGAAGTTGGTAGGAAGAATAAGCATGAGAATGAGTGTGAGGCTGTAGACATATAAATACAAGACATAAAGGTGAAAAGAGAGACAAATAGTGGAACTTGTTGGCTATAGTTAGGCCTTATCGTGGTACCGTTCGTgagaaaactgaaccaaatcgaATTAAATTATGGTAAGAATTTACTCGAACTAAACGGAATcgtttcaatttattaaaaaccGAACTAAAATTATTAGTTTGATATACcgttttgaaattttgaatcgTACTAAACCGTTAGAACCGTTTATTAAATAACTGAAGTGTAACTGTACTGAACTAAgtatttttagtttttagtttttgttCGATTCGAGTTTAGTATCACTTCGGTTCGGTTTCAATTTTGATTCAATTCtaaaattgtttatatattatgttttttttcacTAATCAAACATAACGCTAtaattattttaacttcagttcAATTCGATTCAGTTGTTAAATTTTTTGAACAGTACTTGCTGTAGTATCATTTTGTTTGATCTCTTAtcagatttttaaaacattgtttaCCCATTAAAAAGGATAGGTAAGtagaaatcaataaaaaaaaaaattgttaataatGGTATATTCATGTGGAAATTAGAAAGAAACAAACTATGATTTGTCTGTGTTACACACATGAAGTCAATTATGAGGTTCCCACCAGATGAGCAGGTAGATAGCTAGGCTGTTGATCGAATGAAATAGTTCcacatatttataatatttacccATTTGATGATACAATGATATCACAAAACTTGACCCAATTTGAACAACAATTGCCACTTGCAAACCCACTTGTTAATTTGTTTTATGAAGAACATAAAAATGTTATCAATAATGTCGGCAAATCTGTAACAATACagatatttattttaaacaattaaaaaaaccaATTTCTTCTTCTATTAaagtaatatatttaattaattaatctgtATGACATATTAGAAACAAtatattaatttgattggttgagTTTTAGCACAAATATTAGGAAAATGTGACATCattgttagcgcaacatcgggggagggtcgagtcgGGAGCATTGTTTATTCtgggacattcctttgagcaacacacctttgtgggagagacaccacttctccacctaaaaccttaaggtgataggtgagtgggttctcccacttatatatgctcaagtcaccacacacatttccaatgtgggactattatccacactcacacttgattctcaacaattataacattTGCAAGTTGAAATTAAACTtcttacattttaattaaatgagaTAACAAGGAAAAGACAAGAGCAATGAAGTAGCTAGGAATGTAAGTTTGCTTTTGAACCTTTCTAAAATTTCAATGGCATGTAAGTTTGCTTTTGAACCTTTCTAAAATTTCAATGGCATCTTGGCCTTGGGTGTTAAACCTCATTCCAAAAGTCGTCCTTGAGATAAGCTCCAGAAGATATTTTTGTAGAatttattgagaaaataatataatttaagtcAGTACAATAAGTTATAGTAAATGTGTAATGAGTTACATCTTTGTTTCGTTGTGTTCAGATTTTAGGCCGAGATTTTGAGCAACAAGTTGAAGTAAATGTGCAACAAGTTACACCTCTTCCTGCCTTTGTATTTTTTAGGGATTTAGTGCAATCAGTTGCACTATGCAACCACTTGCAGATTTGAAAAGTTTATTTTTCTCATTAGTTGGATAGATGTATTGTTTTGTATGTTGGTTTAAATATCCATGTTGGGTCACTAATGTTAGAATGTCATATTTGTGAAAATGGTTCTTGTTCCAAAAATATGGTTCTTGTTCCAAAAACACTACTAAATGACTTAAAGCATAATGTTCATTCTTAAACCCCAAAAGTTTAAATTATGCATGTTAAAATATACGGATCTAAAACTTAATCCTCGAATGCGCAATTAAAGAGGAGACTCAATGGTACAATACTAATACTCAAATAAAGTTTAAAGAACAAGCAACAAAAAATCATATAGTAAATTATCATTTTCCACATATTGTTCATTCCTTATTTTATgtagataagatgtaatctttgACAGGTAACAAgaatttaaaatattcttttattcTCTAATAATTAACTTTGctattattcatttattttaatttttgtcacTTTATAGAAAATCATATCACAACAAAATAGGGGTTCATTCATTAATCAAAATACGAGATTCCATCTTTAGTTTAGTGTTGGAAacccatttgttttttttttgtaatatagtATGGTCGATCTGAACAACTTATATTCGGCccaatcacaaaaatattttaaattaatagtatgatatataatataaatacagATACTGAGTAATGATTTTCTGTCATGATTGATTTGTGAAAATAGGAAATATCAAAGACAGAGATACAACTAATATGCATTTTCTTCTAGTTTTGGTCTATGACTGtcatatattttcaaattattctACCAGAGGAAACAGAAGACAAAAAGATGAAATTTTGTATACATAAATCAAGACTATAAATGAATGTTTTCCTTTCAATACTGTGCAAGACATCTAATATAGGCCCGGCCCAAAATATTCTAACACTAGAAAGCCCACCATACTTCGGTACAAATAGCAATCtctcattaattttttattaaaattaattaattaattaattaaaattcaaacaTTTAATTTAACTAGTTCTATGGCCCGTGCGTTGCCCGGGTTTGATTAGAATTTTGatcttaataatttatatatatatattatatcataTAGTTAaacgtatttttaaattatattaaatataaacaaaatttaaaatatatgagaatttctaataattatatatatatatatatatatatatatatatatatatatatatatatatatatatatatatatatatatatatatatatatatatataatttcaattGAGAAAAGGGgatatacactgacagtgtaaaatatttttacactgtcaaccaatcacaaccatgtatccaattaaagcataattttaattaaaaaaaattaatataacatggcaagtgtaagaattttgattggatttatgtgtaaagtttgtttacactgtcagtgcactacctttaaactcattTCAATTATGTTctataaatttgaaaaatttcaCATATTTATGTGAATAATGCAATATTATAAAAAgtgttatattaaattatttgtaGATAAATATTTATGATTAATCATTAAATTCATAATACATATAAGAGTATATCAATCTAAATTTCAGTTATTCTTTTGGTATTATTCTATAACTTATAAAACCTAAGATTTTTTTATTCAATGTCATGtccaaaaaaagttttaaatagtatattctatacatattttttaaaaataaatcatattatatcttatcatattgatttttatttggtgttcctATATTAATCAAGTAACTCCAtccatatttttatgatttttttgtttgtttattatagTGGAAGAGATATGTTCTTACTTGGTTAATGGATTGtttattaatactattatttattataggtTAACCATctgaataaattaattattttcactttaatattaaaattaaagaaaaataattttgtaaattaaaataaaattttaaagagtttttttaaattttataggcATTAATGATTTTAAAACTTATTAATTTCAGTTATTAATTTTTTAGTGAAGTTttcttagtttttttattaaatagtgatattttgattcttaaatatacttttatgataaaaaaaatgtagATTAGTCCTCATATTTCTCAttcgttaaaaaaaataaagtaattattcataatacatattatttatatacGTATATAATGATAAATCAAATACTTTATCATTACATAATTTTGAAAGTAATATTCAGAGTTTAGTAAGTGACAACTAAATCGATTATAACTTACCACTACAATTTATTTTGCAATTTTATTTTCCATAAATAATTATGCATtttaaaagaatatatagagatatAGTTAGTAATTATTAtgatattaataacaataattataataatttaataataataataatgtaattactataatacacttttttttttgaaacactCTGTAATACATTTAGTACAACATGTATCATAACTATATCAAAATATATCATTATTATCATTCTCATTTATTACACAATAAAATATATTGACAAATGAGACACATTTTTTATGcatatattatttttgaagtcctttgaagatcgtaaaaaattaagtaaataaattaaatcaaacataTATTTCTCTAAAATATTTTGGTTAAAGACATATATTTACATGggttttcatttttcacataattttcaaatagtaaaaataaatatgtagcaacaatataaattttctttcttcttttcattcaCTAAAAAATTGTTACATTCAAATTAATCAATGTAAAGAAGAGAAAAATGCAGAAATAAATAGCATAATAATATATTTGTTCTCAAGAAAGTTATTGCAAAATAATATAACTAAAGTATTTACATAACTAATATAACAGAGTAAAGTTGAGTCTTAAACCTGTCACATAAATCAAAGAACAATTAGAATATATAtgttcaaaaataacaaaaaaaataaaaatatagatacaaaataaaaaattaggtaCCTTGTGAACTTTGTTTGAATAAAAGGATAAAGATCTACAATAAAACAAATCATAGTTAAAACTTAGTGAGAATAAGAAAAATAATCGAAAATATCAATTgtttgaagagaatgatgaagacttAGCCAAAATATATAGTATAAATATGTCAAAT contains:
- the LOC131637282 gene encoding uncharacterized protein LOC131637282, whose amino-acid sequence is MNKVDKSQVKVLSFLAFLLVITHFLPSSLRPTYLYLIFNILIIALAAQAGLLSAFSEPSQDTKHHVFVSFTQQHAMQEPKEKEASCINSVNSISEEQKVKKVVCVGESKVDKVKRCPSMPSLFYIGDDEEDDLEVNKKEEVEGEDEICGVNGQELFAKAEAFIGNFYKQLKMQREESCAS
- the LOC131637283 gene encoding uncharacterized protein LOC131637283 gives rise to the protein MNKVDKSQVKVLSFLAFLLMITSFLPSSLRPTYLYLIFNILIIALAAQAGLLTAFSEPSQDTKHHVFVSSTQQHTMQEPKEKEASSINNANSISEEQKVKKVVCVGESKVDKVKKCPSMPSLFYIGDEEDDYEVNKNEEVEVEDEICCVNGQELFAKAEAFIGNFYKQLKMQREESCAS